From a single Micrococcales bacterium genomic region:
- a CDS encoding isoprenylcysteine carboxylmethyltransferase family protein — translation MTHHPSPWRHVRAILQLPFVVTVLVPLCLLLLGPASGSTSWIWRLLGLALILAGLTLIVTTVRLLARSGGGTLAPWDHTVRLVVAGPYRYVRNPMITGVFAVLLGESLLFGSTALLLWFGGFVLVNVVYIRLSEEPGLRRRFGKDYDVYAANVPAWFPRPTAWDRG, via the coding sequence ATGACCCATCACCCCTCCCCGTGGCGTCATGTCCGGGCGATCCTGCAATTGCCCTTCGTGGTCACGGTGCTGGTGCCGCTCTGCCTGTTACTGCTCGGTCCCGCATCCGGGTCGACCTCGTGGATCTGGCGACTGCTGGGCCTGGCCCTGATCCTCGCCGGTCTCACGCTGATCGTGACAACGGTCCGGTTGTTGGCGCGCTCGGGCGGCGGGACCCTCGCGCCCTGGGACCACACCGTCCGGCTCGTGGTGGCGGGGCCCTACCGGTACGTCCGCAACCCGATGATCACGGGAGTGTTCGCGGTGCTGCTCGGGGAATCACTGCTGTTCGGCAGTACTGCGCTGCTCCTCTGGTTCGGCGGGTTCGTCCTCGTGAACGTCGTCTACATCCGCTTGTCGGAGGAGCCAGGCCTGCGCCGACGTTTCGGTAAGGACTACGACGTCTACGCCGCCAACGTGCCGGCCTGGTTCCCCCGCCCGACGGCCTGGGACCGGGGGTGA
- a CDS encoding TetR/AcrR family transcriptional regulator C-terminal domain-containing protein has product MVTLLLAYLVILLLLSKLVHVDTGSRKPLTRERILRAAVDVADREGLGALTMRRLGTELGVEAMSLYKHVANKDAILDGVVELIGGEIETPSDATDWKDAMRRRAVSARAVFASHSWAIGLLEARGSMGPATMRSLDVMLGVLRSGGFAIDDAAHAIWMLDSFVYGHVIQEASLAAQSAAQLPAGEDHPNLEALLVRARASEFSVDAEFDYGLERILAALELPRRRSRLTP; this is encoded by the coding sequence ATGGTGACTCTCCTTCTGGCTTACTTAGTAATCCTACTCCTACTTAGTAAGCTTGTCCATGTGGATACCGGATCGCGCAAGCCTCTGACCCGGGAGCGGATCTTGCGCGCCGCGGTGGACGTGGCCGATCGCGAAGGGCTCGGCGCCCTCACAATGCGACGCCTGGGCACCGAACTCGGCGTCGAGGCGATGTCGCTGTACAAGCACGTGGCCAACAAGGACGCCATTCTCGACGGGGTCGTCGAGCTCATCGGCGGTGAGATCGAGACACCCAGCGACGCGACCGACTGGAAGGACGCCATGCGCCGGCGTGCAGTCTCGGCGCGGGCGGTCTTCGCCAGCCACTCGTGGGCGATAGGCCTGCTCGAGGCACGCGGCTCGATGGGTCCGGCAACCATGCGCTCCCTGGACGTGATGCTCGGCGTCCTGCGCTCGGGCGGGTTCGCCATCGACGACGCCGCCCACGCCATCTGGATGCTCGACAGTTTCGTGTACGGACACGTCATCCAGGAGGCCAGTCTCGCGGCGCAATCGGCGGCCCAGCTGCCGGCCGGGGAGGACCACCCGAATCTGGAGGCGTTGCTGGTACGGGCGCGGGCATCGGAGTTCAGCGTGGATGCTGAATTCGACTACGGCCTGGAACGCATCCTCGCGGCACTCGAACTCCCCCGACGGCGGTCTAGACTTACGCCATAA
- a CDS encoding TetR/AcrR family transcriptional regulator C-terminal domain-containing protein: protein MADGDQADRLPLTRTRILHEAVRLADEDGLSGLSMRRLGQRLQVEAMSLYNHVANKDDLLDGMADLVSADFAVPTPGDHWRTALQRSATSAHDVLVRHRWAGTVLESRSNPGPARLHYLNGVVGVLVDAGFPIQMAYHAFLTLDSYIYGFALQEVAAPAAPEHAAQAAEDFVAGLPDGEYPHLVAMAELVMAPSYDASSDFDVGLTMILDAIELRRSQTG, encoded by the coding sequence ATGGCCGACGGCGACCAGGCGGACCGCCTCCCGCTCACCCGCACCCGCATACTGCACGAAGCCGTGAGGCTGGCCGACGAGGACGGCCTCTCCGGACTGTCGATGCGACGGCTGGGGCAACGCCTCCAGGTGGAGGCCATGTCGCTGTACAACCACGTGGCCAACAAGGACGACCTGCTTGACGGCATGGCCGACCTCGTGTCCGCCGACTTCGCCGTCCCGACGCCCGGTGACCACTGGCGCACAGCGCTGCAGCGCAGCGCCACCTCGGCCCACGACGTCCTTGTGCGCCACCGATGGGCCGGCACTGTGCTGGAGTCCCGGTCCAACCCCGGGCCCGCCCGGCTGCACTACCTCAACGGGGTGGTGGGGGTCCTGGTCGACGCAGGCTTCCCGATCCAGATGGCCTATCACGCCTTCCTCACGCTCGACAGTTACATCTACGGCTTCGCGTTGCAGGAGGTGGCGGCACCGGCCGCACCCGAGCATGCGGCCCAGGCCGCCGAGGACTTCGTCGCCGGGCTGCCTGACGGCGAGTACCCGCACCTGGTGGCCATGGCGGAACTGGTGATGGCCCCCTCATATGACGCGAGTTCGGACTTCGACGTGGGACTGACGATGATCCTGGACGCCATCGAGCTGCGACGATCCCAGACGGGTTGA
- a CDS encoding DUF4386 family protein, which produces MDVRTQPDPGLQRTGGLAALYISAAYLVAIPYFVLIVDYPSVTDSASKVDLLVANTTSLQWMHVVCFELVALAVVVVTVALYRRLAPAARPLAQLGAAVGLAYAALLLASVQVYIFGMNAVVSLHATSPEQAVAAWQAIEPVAEGLGGSGGQIAGGVWVLVVSVTANRAGALPAALIWLGGGTAVLGILSTAPGLGGLEAAFGLLQIVWFLWLGIALLRAPTAARHVTSE; this is translated from the coding sequence ATGGACGTCCGTACCCAGCCCGACCCCGGACTGCAACGCACGGGCGGCCTCGCTGCCCTCTACATTTCCGCCGCCTACCTGGTGGCGATCCCCTACTTCGTCCTGATCGTGGACTACCCCAGCGTCACCGACTCGGCGAGCAAGGTGGACCTGCTCGTGGCCAACACCACCAGCCTGCAATGGATGCACGTCGTGTGCTTCGAACTCGTCGCACTCGCAGTGGTCGTCGTGACGGTGGCGCTCTACCGCCGGCTCGCGCCCGCCGCCCGCCCACTGGCCCAGTTGGGGGCGGCCGTGGGATTGGCGTACGCTGCACTGCTGCTGGCCAGCGTGCAGGTCTACATCTTCGGAATGAACGCTGTCGTCAGCCTGCATGCCACGTCCCCCGAACAGGCCGTGGCCGCGTGGCAGGCGATCGAGCCGGTCGCAGAAGGCCTCGGCGGCTCCGGCGGCCAGATCGCCGGTGGCGTCTGGGTGCTGGTCGTCAGCGTGACCGCTAATCGCGCCGGGGCGCTGCCAGCGGCGCTGATCTGGCTGGGAGGCGGGACCGCAGTGTTGGGAATTCTGTCGACGGCGCCGGGGCTGGGAGGCCTTGAGGCCGCGTTCGGATTGCTGCAGATCGTGTGGTTCCTCTGGCTCGGGATCGCGCTTCTGCGGGCGCCGACGGCCGCGCGCCACGTCACCTCCGAGTGA
- a CDS encoding TetR family transcriptional regulator, with amino-acid sequence MFSILNVRSESDLVAPIRIRDAALVRFGTDGFAATSVRTIAADAGVSPALILHHFGSKDGLREACDSYVFGFFRRMAQHTGQVQPSDNDFTEEAMAMLRYVMRQASEDSPRGNTLIADIIELTRQSLAAQTSSGHIRPSADPDMRAAVLVMLRLGPLLFSGAMQQATGADVLTADGLRRMYRTILEILGSGIYLGPASPDEEPPLELAQFLRSDPPTEGSDRD; translated from the coding sequence ATGTTTAGCATATTGAACGTGCGTTCAGAGTCCGATCTCGTCGCCCCGATTCGTATACGCGACGCCGCCCTCGTGCGCTTCGGCACCGATGGCTTCGCCGCCACGTCGGTCCGCACGATCGCCGCCGACGCCGGCGTCTCACCGGCGCTGATCCTGCACCACTTCGGTTCCAAGGACGGCCTGCGGGAGGCCTGCGACTCCTACGTGTTCGGCTTCTTCCGGCGCATGGCCCAGCACACAGGTCAGGTCCAGCCATCTGACAACGACTTCACCGAGGAGGCCATGGCCATGCTGCGCTACGTGATGCGGCAGGCCAGCGAGGACTCCCCCCGTGGCAACACCCTGATAGCCGACATCATCGAACTGACCAGGCAGTCCCTGGCCGCGCAGACGTCGAGCGGGCACATCCGCCCCAGCGCCGACCCGGACATGCGCGCCGCGGTCCTCGTGATGCTGCGGCTGGGTCCGCTTCTGTTCAGCGGCGCGATGCAGCAGGCCACCGGCGCGGATGTGCTGACCGCCGACGGCCTGCGCCGCATGTACCGCACGATCCTGGAGATCCTCGGCTCTGGCATCTACCTCGGACCCGCTTCCCCTGACGAAGAGCCGCCGCTGGAACTGGCCCAATTCTTGCGCTCCGACCCCCCCACAGAAGGAAGCGACCGTGACTGA
- a CDS encoding DHA2 family efflux MFS transporter permease subunit, with the protein MIILDGTVVNVAIPTIVKDLQLTTTDAEWVNSVYALLFASLLLLSGRLSDIFGRRLMFVGGVTLFALASVLVASSGTSSQLIGARALQGVAAAMILPASLSVLNAVYRGKDRAIAFAVWGGTIGGMAALGPLVGGWLTTYASWHWAFLINVPIAIAVVIGVLLLVPETRDNLDARGIDLPGALLGTLGLASLVFALIEGQNYGWLTPKKQFSAAGWTWPFDNISVAGVALLLAVILLLLFVWVEARRGDAGKVALVDLGLFRIRTFGTGNAVAAIVSLGEFGLLFILPLFLQSVIGYDALETGVILLALAAGSFVASGASAGMARRMGPVPVLRIGMGLEVAGVLYLAVVLSPSVTGWVLAPGLFFYGMGVGFATAQLTGVILSEVPVAESGMASAMQSTSRQVGAAIGTALLGAVLVSGLGSITSDLTDRGVPQEAAQQVTEIVQQSAGTAVTALPSQPNGQVLFEGASEGFAAAAKQVGFVAGFLIALGLLAAFFLPRDAARTEAAGYGE; encoded by the coding sequence ATGATCATCCTCGACGGCACCGTGGTGAACGTCGCGATCCCCACGATCGTCAAGGATCTGCAACTCACCACCACTGACGCCGAATGGGTCAACTCGGTGTACGCGTTGCTGTTCGCGTCGCTGCTGCTACTGTCCGGGCGCCTCTCCGACATCTTCGGCCGGCGCCTCATGTTCGTCGGTGGCGTGACCCTGTTCGCCCTGGCCAGCGTGCTGGTGGCTTCGTCGGGGACCTCCTCCCAGCTGATCGGCGCGCGGGCGCTGCAGGGCGTCGCGGCGGCCATGATCCTGCCCGCGTCCCTCTCGGTGCTCAACGCGGTGTACCGCGGCAAGGACCGGGCCATCGCCTTCGCCGTCTGGGGCGGCACGATCGGCGGCATGGCTGCCCTCGGCCCGCTGGTCGGTGGCTGGCTCACGACCTACGCCAGCTGGCACTGGGCCTTCCTGATCAACGTTCCGATCGCGATCGCGGTCGTCATCGGCGTCCTGCTGCTGGTGCCCGAGACCCGCGACAACCTCGATGCCCGGGGGATCGACCTGCCGGGCGCCCTGCTCGGAACCCTGGGCCTCGCATCGCTGGTGTTCGCATTGATCGAGGGCCAGAACTACGGGTGGCTCACCCCGAAGAAGCAGTTCAGCGCGGCCGGCTGGACATGGCCGTTCGACAACATCTCGGTGGCCGGCGTGGCCCTGCTGCTGGCCGTGATATTGCTCCTGCTCTTCGTGTGGGTTGAGGCCCGTCGTGGGGACGCGGGCAAGGTGGCCCTCGTCGACCTGGGTCTGTTCCGGATCCGGACCTTCGGCACGGGCAACGCCGTGGCCGCCATCGTCAGCCTCGGCGAGTTCGGGCTGCTGTTCATCCTGCCGCTGTTCCTGCAGTCGGTCATCGGCTACGACGCCCTGGAGACCGGGGTGATCCTGCTGGCGCTGGCCGCCGGATCCTTCGTCGCCAGCGGGGCCAGCGCGGGCATGGCCCGGCGGATGGGGCCGGTGCCCGTGCTGCGGATCGGCATGGGCCTGGAGGTCGCCGGTGTGCTCTACCTCGCCGTGGTGCTGTCGCCATCTGTGACTGGCTGGGTGCTGGCGCCGGGGTTGTTCTTCTACGGCATGGGCGTGGGCTTCGCGACCGCCCAACTGACCGGCGTGATCCTGTCGGAGGTGCCGGTGGCGGAGTCGGGCATGGCGTCGGCGATGCAGTCCACCTCCCGGCAGGTGGGTGCGGCGATCGGCACCGCGCTGCTCGGTGCCGTGCTGGTCAGCGGCCTGGGAAGCATCACCTCGGATCTGACCGACCGCGGCGTGCCGCAGGAGGCGGCGCAGCAGGTGACCGAGATCGTGCAGCAGAGTGCTGGGACGGCCGTCACCGCCCTGCCGTCCCAGCCCAACGGGCAGGTCCTGTTCGAGGGTGCCTCCGAGGGATTCGCGGCGGCTGCCAAGCAGGTCGGCTTCGTGGCCGGGTTCCTCATCGCGCTCGGACTGCTCGCCGCGTTCTTCTTGCCGCGGGATGCGGCCCGGACGGAGGCGGCGGGCTACGGCGAATGA
- a CDS encoding fasciclin domain-containing protein, protein MEITKSLVYGSAGGRGRSRRETTMGLRRRFSTAVAASAAAVGMGIGLAAPAPALTSDETNNFLGQLTKTYNDPAGPADNNPYDFDIVTQFALDTGATGVLAGLDGFTLFAPNDRAFEVTANNLGLLGKKYRYSAKVDEKRVYEALKPLGNDVITEILLYHVIPNAKVTGKQVLSGPFTQRVEMANKENLRITVLSRSARFPVIVLGDKDGRALNDLVVRPDVIQTPNTVVHSVSDVLLPDLEN, encoded by the coding sequence GTGGAGATCACGAAGTCCCTGGTGTACGGCTCGGCAGGAGGTCGCGGCCGCTCACGAAGGGAAACCACCATGGGACTACGACGACGCTTCTCCACCGCCGTGGCGGCCTCTGCCGCCGCCGTCGGAATGGGGATCGGCCTCGCTGCACCGGCCCCCGCGCTGACGTCTGACGAGACGAACAACTTCCTCGGGCAACTGACCAAGACGTACAACGACCCCGCCGGCCCTGCGGACAACAACCCGTACGACTTCGACATCGTCACCCAGTTCGCCCTCGACACCGGCGCCACCGGAGTGCTCGCCGGGCTCGACGGGTTCACGCTCTTCGCCCCCAACGACCGCGCCTTCGAGGTGACCGCCAACAACCTCGGTCTGCTGGGCAAGAAGTACCGCTACTCCGCCAAGGTCGATGAGAAGCGCGTCTACGAGGCCCTCAAGCCTCTGGGCAACGACGTGATCACCGAGATCCTGCTCTACCACGTCATCCCGAACGCCAAGGTCACCGGCAAGCAGGTGCTCTCGGGACCGTTCACGCAGCGGGTGGAGATGGCCAACAAGGAGAACCTGCGGATCACCGTGTTGTCCCGCAGCGCCAGGTTCCCGGTGATCGTGCTGGGTGACAAGGACGGCCGCGCGCTCAACGACCTGGTGGTGCGGCCCGATGTGATCCAGACACCCAACACCGTGGTCCACAGCGTGAGCGACGTGCTCCTGCCCGACCTCGAAAACTGA
- a CDS encoding ABC transporter ATP-binding protein: MGGPDMALRLQGLTKFYGSQRGVEDLTLDVKPGEVFGFLGPNGAGKTTTIRMILGLLHPTRGSGQALGHDIVADSVELRVQLGYLPGDLALYDRMQGRDLLAFIARMRGGVLPARYEELAERFQVDLDRRVKDLSRGNRQKIGVVQAFMHAPQLLILDEPTSGLDPVVQQEFQRLVRETVESGATVFLSSHVLAEVELMADRVGIVVQGRLVVVDSVDMLRERAARRVELDFPAVPPDLSAAPGVQRFEARGATATCWVSGPVGPLLKVAVDHGVVDIHTHDPDLEDAFLGFVSGGEGS, from the coding sequence ATGGGCGGGCCAGACATGGCCCTGCGGCTCCAGGGCCTGACCAAGTTCTACGGGAGCCAACGTGGTGTCGAGGATCTGACCCTCGACGTGAAGCCCGGTGAGGTGTTCGGATTCCTGGGACCGAACGGCGCCGGCAAGACCACCACGATCCGCATGATCCTCGGGCTCCTGCACCCCACGCGGGGCAGTGGGCAGGCGCTGGGACACGACATCGTCGCCGATTCCGTGGAACTGCGCGTGCAGCTGGGCTACCTGCCGGGCGATCTCGCGCTCTACGACCGTATGCAGGGCCGGGACCTCCTCGCGTTCATCGCGCGGATGCGCGGCGGGGTTCTGCCAGCGAGATATGAGGAACTCGCCGAACGGTTCCAGGTGGACCTGGACCGGCGGGTCAAGGACCTCTCCCGCGGCAACCGGCAGAAGATCGGGGTCGTCCAGGCCTTCATGCACGCGCCCCAGTTGCTGATCCTCGACGAGCCCACCAGCGGCTTGGACCCCGTGGTCCAGCAGGAGTTCCAGCGCCTGGTCCGCGAGACCGTGGAGTCCGGCGCGACGGTGTTCCTGTCCTCGCACGTGCTGGCCGAGGTGGAACTCATGGCCGACCGGGTGGGCATCGTGGTGCAGGGCCGGCTCGTGGTGGTCGACAGCGTGGACATGCTGCGCGAACGCGCAGCCCGGCGGGTGGAACTTGACTTCCCGGCGGTGCCGCCCGATCTCAGCGCAGCACCGGGCGTCCAGCGGTTCGAGGCCCGCGGCGCGACAGCCACGTGCTGGGTGTCCGGGCCGGTCGGACCGTTGCTCAAGGTGGCCGTGGATCACGGCGTGGTCGACATCCACACCCACGACCCCGACCTCGAAGACGCGTTCCTGGGCTTCGTCTCGGGGGGTGAAGGATCATGA
- a CDS encoding ABC transporter permease, with protein sequence MTAITVRAVPAAVPQVLTLTMRTVSERWRSTFGWGLGLVLMAVLQLAVYPSVAKSSASMQDFVNEWPEAFRQAFNLDAYTTGAGFLNAEMFSMMVPLVLIAVAVSGAAAATAGEEERGTADLLLSLPVSRGRVVVAKVLATVIAVLLVAAATLLTIAVGAPLVDLEVGLGELAAGVLMTVLLALFFGAVALLVAAATGKRIVALGTAVGLALGAFLLNALAPMADWLEPWQKASPFNWALGDNPLVNGVDAVMAGVLAVAAIALVVIAHVAYRRRDIGGR encoded by the coding sequence ATGACTGCCATCACCGTCAGGGCCGTCCCAGCGGCGGTCCCCCAGGTGCTGACCCTCACGATGCGCACGGTGAGTGAGCGGTGGCGCTCCACGTTCGGATGGGGCCTCGGCCTCGTGCTGATGGCGGTGCTGCAACTGGCGGTCTACCCGTCGGTCGCGAAGTCGTCAGCGAGCATGCAGGACTTCGTCAACGAGTGGCCCGAGGCGTTCCGCCAGGCCTTCAACCTCGATGCCTACACGACAGGTGCTGGATTCCTCAACGCCGAGATGTTCTCGATGATGGTCCCGCTCGTGCTCATCGCCGTGGCGGTGAGCGGCGCGGCGGCCGCCACCGCGGGCGAGGAGGAGAGAGGCACCGCCGACCTGCTGCTGTCGCTTCCCGTCAGCCGCGGACGGGTGGTGGTCGCCAAGGTGCTCGCAACCGTGATCGCCGTCCTGCTGGTGGCTGCGGCCACCCTGCTCACGATCGCGGTCGGGGCACCGCTGGTGGACTTGGAGGTGGGGCTCGGCGAGCTTGCGGCGGGTGTGCTGATGACGGTCCTGCTGGCGCTCTTCTTCGGGGCGGTGGCATTGCTCGTGGCGGCGGCGACCGGCAAGCGCATAGTGGCCCTCGGGACCGCCGTCGGCCTCGCGCTCGGAGCCTTCCTCCTGAACGCGCTGGCTCCCATGGCCGACTGGCTGGAGCCCTGGCAGAAGGCCTCGCCGTTCAACTGGGCGCTGGGCGACAACCCGCTGGTCAACGGGGTGGATGCGGTCATGGCCGGAGTGTTGGCGGTGGCTGCCATCGCGCTGGTCGTCATCGCGCACGTCGCGTACCGGCGCCGCGACATCGGCGGGCGTTGA
- a CDS encoding lytic transglycosylase domain-containing protein — MRRVAVVFAAALALAACSADPDRVVPREYRKAIKQAAKQCPELTPKLLAAQIDQESGFNPDAVSSAGAEGIAQFIPDTWEVWGEDLDGDGVASPYNALEAIDAQARLMCFLVYEANTSDIDGDPIDLALAAYNAGWSQVVRYDGIPPFRETEAYVERIRDREKTYRFRG, encoded by the coding sequence GTGCGACGCGTGGCTGTGGTGTTCGCCGCGGCGCTGGCCCTCGCGGCGTGCTCCGCCGACCCTGACCGGGTGGTCCCCCGCGAGTACCGCAAAGCCATCAAGCAAGCTGCCAAGCAGTGTCCGGAGCTGACCCCCAAACTGCTGGCCGCGCAGATCGACCAGGAGTCGGGGTTCAACCCGGATGCGGTCTCTAGCGCAGGCGCGGAGGGGATCGCGCAGTTCATCCCGGACACGTGGGAGGTCTGGGGGGAGGACCTCGACGGCGACGGCGTGGCATCGCCGTACAACGCCCTGGAGGCCATCGACGCGCAGGCACGCCTGATGTGCTTTCTGGTGTACGAGGCGAACACGTCGGACATCGACGGCGACCCGATCGACCTCGCACTGGCGGCGTACAACGCCGGTTGGAGCCAGGTCGTGCGATACGACGGCATCCCGCCGTTCCGCGAGACCGAGGCGTACGTCGAGCGCATCCGCGACCGCGAGAAGACGTACCGGTTCCGGGGTTAG
- a CDS encoding YiiD C-terminal domain-containing protein: MEITPEQATAFVHQTVPAIGRLGVVVEEVGPGSVRLRVPIEGNGNHFGTMYAGALFGLCELPGGLIPLGVLDPMKYTPIVTGVDIRFLAAARTDVTLEARFDPAQMRALGEQVDLEGRAEFTLDLHGEDADGRTVVSSTAHYQLRPNRG; the protein is encoded by the coding sequence ATGGAGATCACGCCGGAGCAGGCCACCGCGTTCGTCCACCAGACCGTCCCGGCGATCGGCCGGCTGGGGGTCGTGGTGGAAGAGGTCGGGCCGGGGTCGGTCCGGCTGCGGGTGCCGATCGAGGGCAACGGCAACCACTTCGGGACCATGTACGCCGGTGCTCTGTTCGGTCTGTGCGAGTTGCCGGGGGGCTTGATCCCGCTCGGTGTGCTCGACCCGATGAAGTACACGCCCATCGTCACCGGGGTGGACATCCGCTTCCTGGCCGCGGCGCGCACCGACGTGACCCTGGAGGCGCGCTTCGACCCCGCGCAGATGCGGGCGCTCGGCGAGCAGGTCGACCTCGAAGGCCGTGCGGAGTTCACCCTCGACCTGCACGGGGAGGATGCCGACGGTCGGACGGTGGTCAGCAGCACGGCGCATTACCAACTGCGCCCCAACCGTGGCTGA
- a CDS encoding serine hydrolase, producing MKWVKRILITLGIIVGLLILAVAGILWYLQIPTTGAGMAAKAVCSATFVAGRPAEVDKLMEQDVTPASPLLFGLVSTDINTEEHYVTGKFLGLFKRQASLVSKRGCVLDAPADPTAVPYQAAPDNPVPWPQGDAAVPEAQWPAGVKTAELKKVVDDAFADSGDPQGANARGVAIVQDGRLLLARDGTDIQENVALHGWSMTKTVAAMLAYKKFTEAGIDIETPVVDAFPEGKAPDWVAQWREDQRAQITLADLMFMRAGLKVDEGYDPGSDVLDMLYNQPDMASWAADHPSEYEPGTYWEYLSAVSNILAQIVQAQFPSDTDYWDYSRSALFDPIGVKTATLETDAAGTWVGSSYLWASVGDWARLGELMLNDGQWDGQQVLPAGWLELAGTSALPEGEGAGYGAQTWIPANPVGGECKDTPGLPEDMVSMEGHWGQIVAMVPSHNAVIVRLGWTFNGEDAFDGCQFVSDVLQTLPEK from the coding sequence GTGAAGTGGGTCAAGCGAATCCTGATCACCCTCGGCATCATCGTCGGGCTGCTCATACTGGCCGTCGCGGGAATCCTGTGGTACCTGCAGATCCCCACCACCGGCGCGGGCATGGCCGCGAAGGCGGTGTGTTCGGCGACGTTCGTGGCCGGGCGGCCCGCCGAGGTGGACAAGCTCATGGAGCAGGACGTCACCCCCGCCAGCCCCCTGCTGTTCGGGCTGGTCTCCACGGACATCAACACCGAGGAGCACTACGTCACTGGCAAGTTCCTGGGCTTGTTCAAGCGGCAGGCATCGCTGGTGAGCAAGCGTGGCTGTGTCCTCGACGCCCCGGCCGATCCCACCGCGGTGCCGTACCAGGCAGCGCCGGACAACCCCGTGCCTTGGCCGCAGGGCGACGCCGCGGTACCGGAGGCCCAGTGGCCAGCTGGCGTGAAGACCGCCGAGCTGAAGAAGGTCGTGGACGACGCGTTCGCCGACTCCGGGGATCCGCAGGGCGCCAATGCCCGCGGCGTGGCGATCGTGCAGGACGGCAGACTCCTGCTCGCCCGCGACGGTACCGACATCCAGGAGAACGTTGCGCTGCACGGCTGGTCGATGACCAAGACCGTGGCCGCGATGCTGGCCTACAAGAAGTTCACCGAGGCCGGCATCGACATCGAGACCCCGGTGGTCGATGCCTTCCCCGAGGGCAAGGCGCCCGACTGGGTCGCGCAGTGGCGCGAGGACCAGCGCGCCCAGATCACCCTCGCCGATCTGATGTTCATGCGGGCCGGGCTCAAGGTCGACGAGGGCTACGACCCCGGCAGCGACGTCCTGGACATGCTCTACAACCAGCCGGACATGGCCTCGTGGGCCGCCGATCACCCTTCGGAGTACGAGCCCGGAACGTACTGGGAGTACCTCAGCGCGGTGTCGAACATCCTGGCGCAGATCGTCCAGGCGCAGTTCCCGTCCGACACCGACTACTGGGATTACTCGAGGAGCGCGCTGTTCGACCCGATCGGCGTGAAGACGGCCACGTTGGAGACCGATGCGGCCGGCACGTGGGTCGGCTCGTCATACCTGTGGGCAAGCGTCGGCGACTGGGCCAGGCTCGGAGAACTGATGCTCAACGACGGGCAGTGGGACGGCCAGCAGGTGCTCCCCGCAGGCTGGCTGGAACTCGCCGGGACCTCGGCGCTGCCCGAGGGGGAGGGTGCAGGCTACGGTGCGCAGACGTGGATCCCGGCCAACCCCGTGGGCGGCGAGTGCAAGGACACGCCCGGGCTGCCGGAGGACATGGTCTCGATGGAGGGGCACTGGGGGCAGATCGTGGCCATGGTCCCGTCCCACAACGCCGTGATCGTGCGGCTCGGCTGGACGTTCAACGGCGAGGACGCCTTCGACGGCTGCCAGTTCGTCAGCGACGTGCTGCAGACACTGCCGGAGAAGTAG
- a CDS encoding DnaJ domain-containing protein, whose product MASGDPFAQLGLPATASPGQVKAAYRAAARRLHPDAGGDEESFRALTRAAERAQAYASGAEPNPYLPTEDHTVLLAGYDRHAHSPLPPPRLLNRTLFWMLPVAGVVFMVAGATGRYFLPLFIGGMAVLATVGWLVRRR is encoded by the coding sequence ATGGCCAGTGGCGACCCGTTCGCGCAACTGGGCCTTCCGGCCACCGCGAGTCCGGGGCAGGTGAAGGCGGCCTATCGCGCTGCCGCCCGCCGGCTGCACCCGGACGCGGGCGGCGACGAGGAATCGTTCCGCGCACTGACGCGGGCCGCCGAGCGCGCGCAGGCCTACGCCTCAGGAGCCGAACCGAACCCCTACCTGCCGACCGAAGACCACACGGTGTTGCTGGCCGGCTACGACCGCCACGCGCATAGCCCGTTGCCGCCCCCGCGACTGCTCAACCGGACACTGTTCTGGATGCTGCCTGTCGCCGGGGTGGTGTTCATGGTGGCCGGTGCCACGGGTCGCTACTTCCTGCCGCTCTTCATCGGCGGCATGGCCGTGCTCGCCACCGTGGGGTGGCTGGTCCGCCGCCGTTGA